DNA from Candidatus Deferrimicrobium borealis:
TCATCCTCGAGATTCCGCCCATCCGCTGGCCGCTGGTGGGGAACCTCGCCGTAAAGACGATGGCGAGGATCGAGTGGTATCTCCGGGAGGCGGTCCCCCTTTTCCTCGTCGGCACCCTGGTCCTGTTCATCGGTGACCGGCTGGGATGGCTGCTGCGGGTCCAGGCCGCGGCGGAACCGGTGGTCGTCCGCCTGCTCGACCTGCCGCCGAAGACGGCCGAGGCGTTCCTGATCGGCTTCCTGCGGCGGGACTACGGGGCGGCGGGGCTGTTCAGCATGGCGAAGGGGGGGATGCTCTCCCATCTCCAGGTGGTGGTGAGCCTGGTCACCATGACTCTCTTCATCCCGTGCCTCGCGAACCTCCTCGTGATCGTCAAGGAGCACGGAGGGAAGGTGGCGATCGCGATGTCCCTCTTCATCTTCCCCTTCGCCGTGCTGGTCGGCGCCGCGGTCAACTTCCTCGCCCGTTGGGCGGGGATCACGTTTTGATCCGGCGGGGACCACCGTGACGATCCGATGCCCGCTGTGCCAGTGCGAGATCGATCCGGCGAACGGCGCCTGCCGCACCGGGTGCCCCATGGGAAAAGGGTGCACGCTTGTCTGTTGCCCGCGATGCGGATACTCTTTCCCCATGCCCGAGTCGAAGGTGGTGAACTTCGTGAAGGGCCTGTTCACGAAAGGAACCCGGAAATGACCGAGCACGGACAGGACGAGATCCTCGAGCTTCTCTGGACCCTTCGAGAGGGGCGGAAAGCGAGCCGCGCGGAGGTGCTGCGCACCTCGCCGGAGCCGGGCCCCGAGCGCCTGCTCGAGGAGCTGGTCGAGGGCGGGATGGTCGACGCCTCGGGAGAAGAGATCCTCCTCACGAAGAGCGGAGAGGACCGCGCCCGCGGGATCATCCGGCGTCACCGCCTCGCGGAGGTGCTGTTGCACAATCTGTTCGATCTGGACGACTCGCAGCTGGAAAACAGCGCCTGCCAGTTCGAGCATATCCTCTCCGAGCCCGTGGTCGAGAGCGTGTGCACCTTTCTCGGCCACCCCCCCGCCTGCCCGCACGGCCGCCCGATCCCGAGAGGGGAGTGCTGCGACCGGATCCGGACGGAGATCCGCCCCCTGGTCATGCGCATGACCGAGGCGTCCCTCGGGGCCACCGTGCGGATCGTCTTCATCACCCCGCGTTCGAAGAAGCGCCTGGAGAAGCTCTCCGCCCTCGGGATCGTTCCCGGCAGCAGGATTCGGCTCCTCCAGCGGAACCCCTCCTTCGTGCTGGAGATCGGGCAGACGACGGTCGCCGTCGACCGGGACATCACGGATGAGATCTACGTCAAGCCGACGTAGGGCCGTCGCGCTTCTCTTGTGCGGAACGCTGCTCTGGCGGTCGGCGCCGGCGGTCGCCGGCGGTAATGCCGGCCCATCGACGGAACCCGCGCTCCTGCTGAAATACGCCGCGCCGGATCTGCCCGATCGTTCCGCGCGCGAGGTACTCGACCCGATCCCCGCGATCGTCGCGCAGGAACTCGGAATCCGGTGGCTCCCCGTCCCGATCGAACCTTCCGGGAAGGCATCCTCCGCGGGGGAAATGCCGGTTCCCGACGACGCGGCCCTGCGACGGATCGCGGGGAAGGTGTCCCGCGCCTCCGAACAGATGGAACGGGTCGAGAGCGCCTCTGCTTCCCTCCTTCTCGAGGAGGCCGAGAAGGAGTGCCGATCGTACCGGTTCACGGAGGCGACGCGCCCCTTTCTCGCGGAGATCTTTCTCCGGCGGGGGATCCTCCGCCTCTGGGAGGGGAAGGCATCCGACGCCGAGGCCCTCTTTTCCCGCGTTCGGGCGTTGCGTCCGGGTTTCACCCCGGACCCCGCCCTGTTCCCCCCCCAGGTACTGTCGGCATGGGAAGCGACGGGGCACCGCCCCGTGCCCGAAGCGGAACTCCTGGTCGAGTCGCTCCCCTCCGGAGCGCAGATCTTCGTCGATGGAGAGCGTCGTGGAACCACTCCGGCCCGGGTTCGAACGAAACATATCGCGCCGGTACGGATCCGCGTCTCCCACCCGGGGTACAGGGATGCCGAAACGACGGGCCAATGGCTTCCGGGGGACACGGAGATCCTGCGCTTCTCCCTCCCAGGCGACCGGGTGGCTCGCCTCGGCGAACTTCTTGCCGGCGCCGAACGGGGGAAAGGCGGAGGCGCGGGACCCCTGGTCGAGGAACTCTCTTCGGCGGCCGGGACCCAGCGGATCGCGATCCTGATGCTCGAAAAGGAGGTGCCCGGCGAAGGGCTTCGCGCACGGCTCTATGTCGGAAGACCGGCGGGCCTTGATCCGGCTCTCCTCGGGGAATCGTCTTTCCCCGAAGGGAAGGAGGGGGCGGAGATCTCCGGAAAGTGGGTCGCCGACACCCTTGCCGCGAACGGGTGGCCCAGAGCGGAACGGCCGGAGAGGCCTTGGTACAAAAGCCCTTGGTTCTGGGGTGTTTTCCTGGTCGTCGGCGTGGCGGCCGCGTTCGGTGCGGGCGGTGGAGGCGGTGGAGGCGCCGGGAGCGGCGGTTCCCCGGGAGGCACCGTCGCCGTGAATTTTTAACCGTCGAACGGGAGCGGGTTTTTCGGATATGAT
Protein-coding regions in this window:
- a CDS encoding PEGA domain-containing protein, giving the protein MRSTSSRRRAVALLLCGTLLWRSAPAVAGGNAGPSTEPALLLKYAAPDLPDRSAREVLDPIPAIVAQELGIRWLPVPIEPSGKASSAGEMPVPDDAALRRIAGKVSRASEQMERVESASASLLLEEAEKECRSYRFTEATRPFLAEIFLRRGILRLWEGKASDAEALFSRVRALRPGFTPDPALFPPQVLSAWEATGHRPVPEAELLVESLPSGAQIFVDGERRGTTPARVRTKHIAPVRIRVSHPGYRDAETTGQWLPGDTEILRFSLPGDRVARLGELLAGAERGKGGGAGPLVEELSSAAGTQRIAILMLEKEVPGEGLRARLYVGRPAGLDPALLGESSFPEGKEGAEISGKWVADTLAANGWPRAERPERPWYKSPWFWGVFLVVGVAAAFGAGGGGGGGAGSGGSPGGTVAVNF
- a CDS encoding metal-dependent transcriptional regulator yields the protein MTEHGQDEILELLWTLREGRKASRAEVLRTSPEPGPERLLEELVEGGMVDASGEEILLTKSGEDRARGIIRRHRLAEVLLHNLFDLDDSQLENSACQFEHILSEPVVESVCTFLGHPPACPHGRPIPRGECCDRIRTEIRPLVMRMTEASLGATVRIVFITPRSKKRLEKLSALGIVPGSRIRLLQRNPSFVLEIGQTTVAVDRDITDEIYVKPT